The Pseudomonadota bacterium genome includes a region encoding these proteins:
- a CDS encoding deoxyguanosinetriphosphate triphosphohydrolase, whose product MSIRENFEKREEGFMSPFSCLSSKSKGRIRQEKPCPIRTAFQRDRDRIVYSNAFRRLKHKTQVFLSPLGDHYRTRLTHTLEVAEIARTIARALRLNEDLTEAVALGHDLGHTPFGHGGETALKEIYSSDFSHNEQSLRVIDHLENKGNGLNLSYEVRDGILKHSKGYGKILPLDNPDELACTVEGQVVRIADIMAYLNHDLDDAIRSGVIKRDQIPKKCSDVLGNTHSKRATTMIRDLIFSSYESNGKFILKMSDEKYSAMGILREFLYENVYRSPNVHGEFIKAKKILSELYTYFINDKILFRKELANMEMIDIYKKKSLGEDTYERIVCDFIASITDRYAIELYSKIFLPAPLV is encoded by the coding sequence ATGTCAATTCGTGAAAATTTTGAAAAGCGTGAAGAAGGATTCATGTCTCCTTTTAGTTGCCTCAGTTCAAAATCCAAAGGGCGTATCAGACAGGAAAAACCATGCCCCATAAGAACTGCTTTCCAGAGGGACAGAGATCGAATTGTATATTCTAATGCATTCAGGAGATTAAAACATAAAACCCAGGTTTTTTTATCTCCTCTTGGAGATCATTACAGAACACGCCTTACACATACTTTAGAAGTTGCTGAAATAGCAAGAACTATAGCGCGAGCTTTGAGGCTAAACGAGGATTTAACCGAAGCTGTCGCTCTTGGGCATGATTTAGGTCATACGCCCTTCGGTCATGGCGGAGAAACAGCTTTAAAAGAAATATATTCGTCAGATTTTTCTCACAATGAACAAAGTTTAAGAGTTATAGATCATCTTGAAAACAAAGGTAACGGACTTAATTTAAGTTATGAAGTAAGAGATGGTATTTTGAAGCATTCCAAAGGCTATGGTAAAATTCTTCCTCTTGATAACCCTGACGAACTTGCTTGCACTGTTGAAGGTCAAGTTGTCAGAATTGCCGATATAATGGCTTATTTAAACCATGACCTTGATGATGCGATCAGAAGCGGTGTAATAAAAAGAGATCAAATTCCTAAAAAGTGCTCTGATGTTTTGGGCAATACGCATTCGAAGCGTGCAACAACTATGATTAGAGATCTTATTTTTTCAAGCTATGAATCCAATGGAAAATTTATTCTTAAAATGAGCGATGAGAAATACAGTGCCATGGGAATCTTAAGAGAATTTCTTTATGAAAATGTTTACCGTTCACCAAACGTGCATGGTGAATTTATTAAAGCAAAAAAAATACTTTCTGAATTATATACGTATTTTATAAACGATAAAATATTGTTTCGCAAAGAACTGGCAAACATGGAAATGATAGATATATATAAGAAAAAGAGCCTTGGCGAAGATACCTATGAGAGAATTGTATGTGATTTTATAGCCAGCATTACAGATCGTTATGCTATTGAGCTTTACTCTAAAATCTTTTTACCAGCACCCCTTGTTTGA